A stretch of Podospora bellae-mahoneyi strain CBS 112042 chromosome 5, whole genome shotgun sequence DNA encodes these proteins:
- a CDS encoding hypothetical protein (COG:O; EggNog:ENOG503NWHM) — protein MSGRSAYVRKKITETKTGEQQGHGRARAKSTTSSDNVTISDYPIGSMPALRQERDLVTGVGTTNARFLKFSEHAREDEMMAYRGDVPSYVPQSSGSQSGSSVDGRRDGASTSQRNRPLNDFAYARARRPVIKTEDVSGIEKSGLRSMLDKRSDDFRKGLAKTFAFKKKDKKGSNAEKAGDFRPESSATVRPSPISADFNDGYDADVSPIQYQPSPSGPHPGVPWDDTGMLSPPPSGKLPPTPGSSGAPPIRRWIGAGRPVQRWNKLRKDPELWDPNGDVLVFFGTKGQSPRPNPSFRLSSHIIEATESRFLITLLREGSTEEDIHLPPSPAGAPPMLQRHNTHGQHLAAGGIGRGGHPTPPVSEDNSWEADGQISYELYFPTPVSMSKLDQFRHHITTRNVFAMLYHSSLVGLSLYQALTDLHSRLESYMPPETDNVGTILNYLSARGIDDVRNDPETAVSLLAWSEQSDVRWEEGWRESFLHCAGMYSRLETCSDFRYLTPITRALLERACLETQLRVQAAEERLAAFQYSDMWPAAVATAASTSGPVGAAPAKAAADRLQNFFVQYYTREYGSWPPPLSPSGGADPYATAMVQGVLEEEEDIWLTRTVAQALQKDFAALYDYLVNRDIVWDVSEARSSRKWMMVSESGNRAFEADTEDLPMTDMLIEFDNKHRFPHIPHPYPLVPESIPPSLNPNKDAPSTSGGGMFGNKSSKKPTATTTRAGALDRRIQLAYTEATNICILGSDFTHSDLLDAFSKFEKSDKISEVDPATARRGRWVLVYGILQTLASVSVDAPNVRYRDNVTYHLSPRLKGNTKLPPWKGSSNPSANPEASHELSHCWVIPQTWRATSQHGGSSVSNSGAEENSTDEQDDFYPAYGYGGRSYNFPLPSSRAPSSAGGYRNNNKSLRSGSSRAPSTAYSNNLSSAASVMSHSETGSEAGGSSIWSPPPSSAGGGSRRVTSSSRRRDNAKVSVAPGGGGGRYIDPVEEGGWAAPGQTYASRPGTGTGTGTGTGTGTGTGGYNNKEEGDDGRSFTTAYTSRGGERDRSRVRGGSGQRERSSPPVIRDFDFDGLDVIDDHAP, from the exons ATGTCTGGACGCAGCGCCTACGTGCGCAAAAAGATTACCGAGACGAAGACGGGGGAGCAACAAGGTCATGGTAGAGCCCGGGCAAAATCAACCACCAGCTCTGACAATGTCACCATTAGCGATTACCCGATAGGGTCCATGCCAGCGCTCCGCCAGGAGAGGGATCTTGTGACAGGGGTCGGAACAACAAACGCGCGATTCTTGAAGTTCTCTGAGCATGCTCGcgaagatgagatgatggCATATCGAGGAGACGTTCCCTCCTATGTCCCTCAGAGCAGTGGAAGTCAGAGTGGATCCAGTGTGGATGGACGACGAGACGGCGCAAGCACTTCCCAGCGGAATAGGCCGCTTAACGATTTTGCCTATGCTCGTGCGCGGCGGCCGGTCATCAAGACGGAAGATGTGTCAGGGATAGAAAAGTCCGGGCTGCGAAGCATGCTGGACAAGAGGAGTGATGACTTTCGGAAGGGGTTGGCCAAGACTTTTGCtttcaagaagaaggacaagaaggggaGCAACGCTGAGAAGGCTGGCGACTTTAGACCAGAGTCTTCGGCCACTGTGCGACCCTCTCCCATTTCAGCTGACTTCAACGACGGCTATGATGCCGACGTTTCACCCATCCAGTATCAACCATCGCCATCTGGACCACATCCCGGGGTTCCTTGGGACGACACAGGAATGCTGTCGCCTCCACCCTCCGGGAAGCTACCACCCACACCGGGCTCCTCAGGAGCGCCTCCTATCAGGCGGTGGATAGGAGCTGGAAGACCAGTTCAGCGCTGGAATAAGCTGCGGAAGGATCCAGAGCTGTGGGACCCCAACGGAGATGTGCTGGTGTTCTTTGGGACCAAGGGTCAATCTCCGCGGCCAAACCCGTCTTTTCGCTTGTCTTCGCACATCATTGAGGCGACCGAGTCTCGGTTCCTCATTACACTTTTACGAGAGGGCTCGACAGAAGAGGATATCCACTTGCCACCATCGCCTGCCGGCGCACCACCAATGCTGCAACGGCATAACACACACGGGCAACATCTTGCTGCAGGGGGCATCGGTCGTGGCGGGCACCCGACACCACCAGTTTCGGAAGACAACAGCTGGGAGGCTGACGGGCAGATCTCGTACGAACTGTACTTCCCAACCCCCGTCAGCATGAGCAAACTTGACCAGTTTCGACATCACATTACTACCCGCAATGTGTTTGCAATGCTCTACCACTCCTCCCTTGTTGGCTTGTCGTTATACCAAGCTCTGACAGATCTTCACTCAAGACTGGAGTCATACATGCCACCCGAAACTGACAATGTTGGCACGATTCTCAACTATCTATCTGCCCGCGGTATTGATGATGTGCGCAATGATCCGGAGACTGCCGTCAGCCTGCTGGCCTGGAGCGAGCAGAGCGACGtccggtgggaggagggctggCGCGAGAGCTTCTTGCATTGCGCGGGGATGTACTCACGGCTTGAGACTTGCTCTGATTTCCGATATCTCACTCCTATCACCAGAGCTCTTCTCGAACGCGCGTGTCTCGAGACACAGCTTCGTGTTCAAGCAGCGGAGGAGCGTCTCGCTGCCTTCCAGTACAGCGACATGTGGCCGGCAGCTGTGGCCacagcagccagcaccagTGGTCCTGTTGGTGCTGCGCCAGCTAAAGCAGCTGCCGACAGACTGCAGAACTTTTTCGTTCAGTACTACACTCGGGAATATGGCTCCTGGCCGCCGCCACTATCACCCTCGGGAGGAGCAGATCCTTATGCCACGGCAATGGTCCAAGGAGtactggaagaagaggaagacatCTGGCTCACCCGGACAGTCGCTCAAGCCTTGCAAAAGGACTTTGCCGCGCTATACGACTACCTCGTCAACCGGGACATTGTCTGGGACGTGTCGGAAGCACGCTCCAGCAGGAAATGGATGATGGTCAGCGAAAGCGGCAACCGAGCCTTTGAGGCCGACACCGAAGACCTCCCGATGACGGACATGCTCATCGAATTTGACAACAAACACCGCTTCCCTCACATCCCGCACCCTTATCCCCTCGTCCCGGAAtccatccccccttctctCAATCCAAACAAGGACGCGCCATCCACCAGCGGAGGCGGCATGTTTGGTAATAAATCCTCCAAAAAGCCCACCGCCACAACCACCCGTGCTGGTGCGCTCGACCGCCGCATCCAACTCGCCTACACTGAAGCAACCAACATCTGCATCCTCGGCTCAGACTTCACCCACTCCGACCTCCTCGATGCCTTTTCCAAGTTTGAGAAATCCGACAAAATCTCCGAAGTTGACCCCGCCACTGCCCGACGGGGCCGATGGGTTCTTGTCTATGGTATCCTCCAAACCCTCGCATCCGTCTCGGTTGACGCCCCCAACGTCCGCTACCGCGACAATGTTACCTACCACCTCTCTCCCCGGCTCAAAGgcaacaccaagctcccCCCGTGGAAAGGCTCTTCCAACCCCTCGGCCAACCCAGAGGCATCCCACGAGTTGTCCCACTGCTGGGTCATCCCCCAAACTTGGCGAGCCACTTCCCAGCACGGGGGGAGCAGCGTATCTAACAGCGGAGCGGAAGAAAACTCGACCGACGAGCAAGACGATTTTTACCCGGCTTATGGCTACGGTGGGAGGTCGTATAACTTCCCCTTGCCGTCCTCCCGGGCGCCCAGTTCGGCGGGTGGGTACAGGAATAACAACAAATCACTCCGCTCCGGCAGCAGCCGCGCACCGTCTACTGCGTATAGTAATAACTTGTCTTCTGCTGCGTCTGTCATGTCTCACTCGGAGACTGGCTCTGAGGCGGGGGGGTCGAGTATCTGGtcgcctcccccttcctcggccgGGGGTGGATCACGGAGGgtaacctcctcctcgcgaCGTCGGGACAATGCCAAGGTTTCGGTGGCTcctggtggagggggagggaggtatATTGATcctgttgaagaaggggggtgggctgCCCCGGGGCAGACCTATGCCTCCCGCCCTGGGACTGGGACTGGCactgggactgggactgggactg ggacggggacgggggggTATAAcaacaaggaggagggggatgatgggaggagTTTTACTACTGCTTATACCAGTCgcgggggggagagggataggAGCCgtgtgaggggggggagtgggcagagggagaggagcagTCCGCCGGTGATACGGGATTTCGACtttgatgggttggatgtTATTGATGATCATGCTCCTTGA
- a CDS encoding hypothetical protein (EggNog:ENOG503P3HY): MLFAIMFAFWRFMEILTLVPIVGMLSYFVNINLSANLMTPTSILVLFIVSVLALAWAVFTLFSYHRSSNNAQFVGFIDLCLFGALIAGVYYLRGIANADCSSGAILRQNGWLVVSVNFDKTCGMLKACFAMGIMNVVFFFITALMAWVHGRHTARDEKVRYVETRRVSRSRGGSRSSRRSRSYSGSRGHSHHRAYV, translated from the exons ATGCTCTTCGCAATCATGTTCGCCTTTTGGCGCTTCATGGAGATATTGACCCTC GTCCCCATCGTCGGCATGCTCTCCTACTTCGTCAACATAAAcctctccgccaacctcatgaccccaacctccatcctcgtcctcttcatcgtctccgtcctcgccctcgcctgGGCAGTTTTTACTCTTTTCTCCTACCACCgctcctccaacaacgcccAATTCGTCGGGTTCATCGACCTCTGTCTCTTTGGCGCGCTCATCGCGGGCGTGTACTACCTCCGTGGGATCGCCAACGCAGATTGCTCCTCTGGGGCGATTCTGCGACAAAACGGGTGGCTGGTTGTCAGCGTTAACTTTGACAAGACCTGCGGGATGCTCAAGGCTTGCTTTGCGATGGGAATCATGAATGTTGTCTTCTTTTTTATCACGGCGTTAATGGCGTGGGTGCATGGGAGGCATACGGCGAGGGATGAGAAGGTTAGGTATGTggagacgaggagggtgagtAGGTCGAGGGGGGggtcgaggagctcgagaaggtcgaggAGTTATTCTGGGAGCAGGGGGCATAGCCATCATCGGGCTTATGTTTGA